The following proteins are co-located in the Streptosporangium brasiliense genome:
- a CDS encoding MlaD family protein yields the protein MALKSFRDRNKTVVGLVSMTTLAAVLVATFLVGNLGLLEGGYTMSAVLPDSAGLRSGNDVRVAGVPVGKVTEVRADYGQGHVVVTWKVDDGIRLGPQTRAEITLSNLLGGRYVKLTGPVTRPYMDELPEERRRIPMSRTSTPVLVTDALKDATRLVQRLDTDSVDKLLTELAELRPARKGRVSKLLDNIGELSEIISESEPQLRRLLDNGNKIMDVLETKDAQLGRLIDSIEIMLDELRRRRDELKSLLGDGSDLVNSITTLVTEHEKNLIAVVDDMTAIGNRLDSTSGKALNSVLAWVGPTFSGLATAGGQGPWVEAIATGLGPINPEVLGAIRKDRNSR from the coding sequence ATGGCGCTGAAGTCGTTCCGCGACCGCAACAAGACCGTCGTCGGCCTGGTGTCGATGACGACCCTCGCCGCCGTCCTGGTCGCCACCTTCCTCGTCGGCAACCTCGGACTGCTGGAGGGCGGCTACACGATGTCGGCGGTGCTGCCCGACTCCGCCGGCCTGCGCTCCGGCAACGACGTGCGCGTGGCGGGCGTCCCGGTCGGCAAGGTCACCGAGGTCCGCGCCGACTACGGCCAGGGACACGTCGTGGTGACCTGGAAGGTGGACGACGGGATCAGGCTCGGCCCGCAGACCCGGGCCGAGATCACCCTGTCGAACCTGCTGGGCGGCCGCTACGTCAAGCTCACCGGACCGGTCACCCGCCCCTACATGGACGAACTGCCCGAGGAGAGACGGCGGATCCCGATGTCGCGGACCAGCACCCCCGTGCTGGTCACCGACGCGCTCAAGGACGCCACCCGGCTGGTGCAGAGGCTCGACACCGACTCGGTCGACAAGCTCCTGACGGAGCTGGCCGAGCTCAGACCCGCCCGCAAGGGCAGGGTCAGCAAGCTGCTGGACAACATCGGCGAGCTGTCGGAGATCATCAGCGAGAGCGAGCCGCAGCTGCGGAGGCTGCTGGACAACGGCAACAAGATCATGGACGTACTGGAGACAAAGGACGCGCAGCTCGGCCGGCTGATCGACTCGATCGAGATCATGCTCGACGAGCTGCGGCGCCGCCGCGACGAGCTGAAGTCCCTGCTCGGCGACGGCAGCGACCTGGTCAACAGCATCACCACACTGGTCACCGAGCACGAGAAGAACCTGATCGCGGTGGTCGACGACATGACCGCGATCGGCAACCGGCTCGACTCCACCAGCGGCAAGGCGCTCAACTCCGTCCTCGCCTGGGTCGGGCCCACCTTCTCCGGGCTGGCCACCGCCGGGGGCCAGGGCCCGTGGGTGGAGGCCATCGCCACCGGGCTCGGCCCGATCAACCCCGAGGTGCTCGGCGCCATCCGCAAGGACAGGAACAGCCGATGA
- a CDS encoding LCP family protein: MDDLKMLRDLGAELEHQPPATLARQRNRLPVHQGDRLPAARSRLRVGRPVMGLAAAVATVAAVAVPTLMLNAGESAAPAGARPVKVTEALNILVVGTDSQAGTPRFRRGARSDSILLAHLPADRERITFVSLPRDSIVQIPACGAMPARKDMINSAFDKGGLACTVKTVETLTDVRIDHAMEFNFQAFKEVVDALGGVEVRLPKPVNDHKAKLTLPAGKSLLDGEKALAYARLRYYGDGSDIQRIKRQVALMQTMLRKARQGLTDPVRLRSFLSAATRSVKSDMDLETMVAVAESARESRPTFLAVPWQPAPGDPNRIVWKQPEASKLFGSLR; encoded by the coding sequence ATGGACGACCTGAAGATGCTGCGCGACCTTGGCGCCGAGCTGGAGCACCAGCCACCGGCGACCCTGGCCCGCCAGCGCAACCGCCTGCCGGTCCACCAGGGCGACCGCCTGCCGGCCGCCCGGTCCCGCCTGCGGGTGGGCCGGCCGGTCATGGGCCTGGCCGCCGCCGTCGCCACCGTGGCCGCCGTGGCCGTGCCCACGCTGATGCTGAACGCCGGTGAGAGCGCCGCCCCGGCCGGAGCCAGACCGGTCAAGGTGACCGAAGCGCTGAACATCCTCGTTGTCGGCACCGACAGCCAGGCCGGCACCCCCCGCTTCCGCAGGGGCGCGCGTAGCGACAGCATCCTGCTGGCGCATCTGCCGGCGGACCGGGAGCGGATCACGTTCGTCAGCCTGCCGCGCGACTCGATCGTCCAGATCCCCGCCTGCGGAGCGATGCCGGCCCGGAAGGACATGATCAACTCGGCGTTCGACAAGGGTGGCCTCGCCTGCACCGTCAAGACGGTCGAGACGCTGACCGACGTGCGGATCGACCACGCGATGGAGTTCAACTTCCAGGCGTTCAAGGAGGTGGTCGACGCCCTCGGCGGCGTCGAGGTCAGGCTGCCCAAGCCCGTGAACGACCACAAGGCCAAGCTGACGCTCCCCGCCGGCAAGAGCCTGCTCGACGGCGAGAAGGCGCTCGCCTACGCGCGGCTGCGCTACTACGGCGACGGCTCGGACATCCAGCGGATCAAACGCCAGGTCGCGCTCATGCAGACGATGCTGAGGAAGGCCAGGCAGGGACTTACCGACCCCGTCCGGCTCCGGTCGTTCCTCTCCGCGGCGACCAGGAGCGTGAAGAGCGACATGGACCTGGAAACGATGGTCGCCGTCGCCGAAAGCGCCCGCGAGAGCCGGCCGACGTTCCTCGCGGTGCCCTGGCAGCCGGCTCCCGGCGACCCCAACAGGATCGTCTGGAAACAGCCCGAGGCGAGCAAGCTGTTCGGCAGCCTGCGCTAG
- a CDS encoding MlaD family protein yields MARGEVPLPVRLAISLGVVLALVLALLLVIRAAAQVSGMRVTAVFTHAGQGLDPNSPVKIRGITVGGVSSVTLDPEGRAVVAMHVEPGVKVPETVTAAIEPTSVFGPKFVNLVLGSGETGGPYLDSGAVITRTEAPKDLSDSLTDAYEGLGAVDPKDITTIVHTLGRGLDGKGPQIAEIVDDTGKIVEVAHRRRGEFRRFIGDAGALSAALSDKGDELVAISSDLNVITPDLLKRADKVRALLREFDEISHLSAHGLRKHRKDLKAAVNAGERAAALLYAQLGIAGDGVRGLNQILTVLNDLVSGEGPGGANQIKMEAFVATDICELFVGACGPTNGR; encoded by the coding sequence ATGGCGCGCGGTGAAGTCCCCCTGCCGGTCCGGCTGGCGATCTCGCTCGGCGTGGTGCTCGCGCTCGTCCTGGCCCTCCTCCTCGTCATCCGGGCCGCGGCGCAGGTGAGCGGCATGCGCGTGACCGCCGTGTTCACCCACGCCGGGCAGGGGCTGGACCCCAACTCCCCCGTCAAGATCCGCGGCATCACGGTGGGCGGGGTCAGCTCCGTCACCCTCGACCCCGAGGGCCGGGCCGTGGTCGCCATGCACGTGGAGCCCGGGGTCAAGGTGCCCGAGACCGTCACCGCCGCGATCGAGCCGACCTCGGTCTTCGGCCCCAAGTTCGTCAACCTCGTCCTCGGCTCCGGCGAGACGGGCGGCCCCTACCTGGACAGCGGCGCCGTCATCACCAGGACGGAGGCGCCCAAGGACCTGTCGGACTCCCTCACCGACGCCTACGAGGGGCTGGGCGCGGTGGACCCCAAGGACATCACGACCATCGTGCACACCCTGGGCCGCGGCCTGGACGGCAAGGGCCCGCAGATCGCGGAGATCGTCGACGACACCGGGAAGATCGTCGAGGTGGCCCACCGGCGCCGCGGCGAGTTCCGGCGGTTCATCGGCGACGCCGGGGCGCTGAGCGCCGCGCTGTCCGACAAGGGCGACGAGCTGGTGGCGATCTCCTCCGACCTCAACGTGATCACCCCGGACCTGCTGAAGCGGGCCGACAAGGTCCGCGCGCTGCTGCGGGAGTTCGACGAGATCTCGCACCTGAGCGCGCACGGCCTGCGCAAGCACCGCAAGGACCTCAAGGCCGCGGTGAATGCCGGGGAGCGCGCGGCCGCGCTGCTCTACGCGCAGCTCGGCATCGCGGGCGACGGGGTGCGCGGGCTGAACCAGATCCTCACCGTGCTGAACGACCTGGTCTCGGGTGAGGGTCCGGGCGGCGCCAACCAGATCAAGATGGAGGCCTTCGTCGCGACCGACATCTGCGAGCTGTTCGTCGGCGCCTGCGGCCCCACGAACGGCAGGTGA
- a CDS encoding MCE family protein, with product MRNRIWINLGFFAVLGVVMTVWAFTSIIKLDVIERPYRINAEFLSSPGLVRGFDVAYLGVRIGRIDDVALAPGRIVVGLSINRDVRLPQGVTAEVRRKSAIGEPYVEISPPGAGAGGGTLAAGATIPLARTSVPLDYRKLFDGVGKLLNAVPPEDARTIVHELATGLNGRTTSIREIVDNAHGLTATLADNTDLLDDLSVELTRLTGTLAGRREKLSQGVTDLAGVTRSIRESRRQLYATLDHGPGFFRQVDDLLNTARPGLSCALTAAGMNPGVVFTPRNRAHVNHLLRTVPTAQALLADVVDRRADGAYGRTTFVLSVPGGPRVPLEYRGPLPPPKVQALRSCPKGAPVKTSTRTDDDEDRGPHPTDGSWAGDGPSGETTPTPQESDGPSGVPDAEDSGPAATPSVGADRASDSAGQDLTPFIAAILFAVAVSGGVLGWIAVGRASRRREQE from the coding sequence ATGAGGAACCGCATCTGGATCAACCTCGGTTTCTTCGCGGTGCTCGGCGTGGTGATGACCGTGTGGGCGTTCACCAGCATCATCAAGCTCGACGTCATCGAGCGGCCGTACCGGATCAACGCGGAGTTCCTGTCCTCCCCCGGTCTGGTGCGGGGCTTCGACGTGGCCTATCTCGGCGTCCGGATCGGCCGGATCGACGACGTGGCGCTGGCCCCGGGCAGGATCGTGGTGGGCCTGAGCATCAACCGCGACGTACGGCTGCCGCAGGGCGTCACCGCCGAGGTACGCCGCAAGTCCGCCATCGGCGAGCCGTACGTGGAGATCTCCCCGCCCGGCGCGGGAGCCGGCGGCGGCACCCTGGCCGCGGGCGCCACCATCCCGCTGGCCCGGACCTCGGTCCCGCTCGACTACAGGAAACTGTTCGACGGGGTCGGCAAGCTGCTGAACGCGGTGCCGCCGGAGGACGCCCGGACCATCGTGCACGAGCTGGCGACAGGACTGAACGGCCGGACGACCTCGATCCGCGAGATCGTGGACAACGCGCACGGCCTCACCGCGACCCTGGCCGACAACACCGACCTGCTGGACGATCTGTCGGTGGAGCTGACCCGGCTGACCGGCACGCTGGCGGGCAGGCGCGAGAAGCTGTCCCAGGGGGTGACCGACCTGGCCGGGGTGACCCGGTCGATCCGCGAGTCCCGCAGGCAGCTCTACGCCACTCTCGACCACGGCCCCGGCTTCTTCCGCCAGGTCGACGACCTGCTCAACACCGCCCGCCCCGGCCTGTCCTGCGCGCTGACCGCGGCGGGCATGAACCCCGGCGTGGTGTTCACCCCCCGGAACCGGGCGCACGTCAACCATCTGCTCCGGACCGTGCCCACCGCCCAGGCGCTCCTGGCCGACGTGGTCGACAGGCGGGCCGACGGGGCGTACGGCAGGACCACGTTCGTCCTGAGCGTCCCCGGCGGCCCCCGGGTGCCGCTGGAATACCGTGGCCCGCTGCCCCCGCCGAAGGTGCAGGCGCTGCGCTCCTGCCCGAAGGGCGCCCCGGTCAAGACGTCCACCAGGACCGACGACGACGAGGACCGCGGTCCGCACCCCACCGACGGCTCCTGGGCCGGCGACGGCCCGTCCGGTGAGACGACACCGACACCGCAGGAGAGCGACGGGCCGTCCGGCGTCCCCGACGCCGAGGACTCCGGCCCGGCCGCCACTCCCTCGGTGGGCGCCGACCGGGCCTCGGACTCCGCGGGCCAGGACCTCACCCCCTTCATCGCCGCGATCCTCTTCGCCGTCGCCGTCTCCGGCGGCGTGCTCGGCTGGATCGCCGTCGGCCGGGCGTCTCGCCGCCGTGAACAGGAGTAA
- a CDS encoding aminopeptidase P family protein, which yields MTEKLNTGSHDLPISDALAAFMATGWADTHRDDLTALPLATYTAKRRAALAARFPGERLVIPSGTLKARSNDSDYRFRPHSAFTYLTGDQEPGNVLVIEPSGAATLFLRPRSPRSAPGTAGQEFYRDRRYGEFWVGRRPDLAEAESLYLIDCAAVDRLDGALGGPARVLRGVDASVDARVSPHDGDGELETFLSEMRLIKDEWEIAELQFSVDATARGFEDVVRALPAALAHRRGERYLEGVFGLRSRLEGNAVGYDSIVASGAHACVLHWIRNDGRLNENDLLLLDAGVETDNLYTADITRTLPLSGRFSPIQRQVYELVYEAQSAAIAVLRPGARFRDFHQTAMRVIAEGLRDWGVLKISADEAMEPDSGLYRRYTLCSSGHMLGMDVHDCAKARSEVYLDGVLEEGQVLTVEPGLYLQPDDLTLPPELRGIGVRIEDDLVVTADGARLMSAGLPRHPDEIEGWMSAISS from the coding sequence ATGACCGAGAAGCTCAACACCGGCAGCCACGACCTGCCGATCTCCGACGCCCTCGCCGCGTTCATGGCGACCGGCTGGGCCGACACCCACCGCGACGACCTGACCGCGCTGCCGCTGGCCACCTACACCGCCAAGCGGCGCGCCGCGCTCGCCGCGCGCTTCCCCGGCGAGCGGCTCGTCATCCCCTCCGGCACGCTCAAGGCCCGCAGCAACGACAGCGACTACCGCTTCCGGCCGCACAGCGCGTTCACCTATCTCACCGGTGACCAGGAGCCGGGCAACGTGCTGGTCATCGAGCCGTCCGGGGCGGCGACGCTGTTCCTGCGGCCGCGCTCGCCGCGCTCGGCGCCAGGGACGGCCGGACAGGAGTTCTACCGGGACCGCCGCTACGGCGAGTTCTGGGTGGGCCGCCGCCCCGACCTGGCCGAGGCCGAGTCGCTCTACCTGATCGACTGCGCGGCCGTGGACAGGCTGGACGGCGCGCTCGGCGGGCCCGCACGGGTGCTGCGCGGGGTGGACGCCTCGGTGGACGCCCGGGTCTCCCCGCACGACGGGGACGGCGAGCTGGAGACGTTCCTGTCCGAGATGCGGCTGATCAAGGACGAGTGGGAGATCGCCGAGCTGCAGTTCTCGGTGGACGCGACCGCCCGCGGGTTCGAGGACGTGGTGCGGGCGCTGCCCGCGGCCCTGGCCCACCGGCGCGGCGAGCGCTACCTGGAGGGGGTCTTCGGCCTGCGCTCCCGGCTGGAGGGCAACGCGGTCGGCTACGACAGCATCGTGGCCTCCGGCGCCCACGCGTGCGTGCTGCACTGGATCCGCAACGACGGCCGGCTGAACGAGAACGACCTGCTGCTGCTGGACGCGGGGGTGGAGACCGACAACCTCTACACCGCCGACATCACCAGGACCCTGCCGCTGTCGGGACGCTTCAGCCCGATCCAGCGCCAGGTCTACGAGCTGGTCTACGAGGCCCAGAGCGCGGCCATCGCCGTCCTGCGCCCCGGAGCGAGGTTCCGCGACTTCCACCAGACGGCCATGCGGGTCATCGCCGAGGGACTGCGCGACTGGGGTGTGCTGAAGATCAGCGCGGACGAGGCGATGGAGCCCGACAGCGGCCTGTACCGCCGCTACACCCTGTGCAGCAGCGGCCACATGCTCGGCATGGACGTGCACGACTGCGCCAAGGCCCGCTCGGAGGTCTATCTCGACGGCGTGCTGGAGGAGGGCCAGGTGCTGACCGTCGAGCCCGGCCTCTACCTCCAGCCGGACGACCTGACGCTCCCGCCGGAGCTGCGCGGCATCGGCGTGCGCATCGAGGACGACCTCGTCGTGACCGCCGACGGCGCCCGCCTGATGTCGGCCGGGCTGCCCCGCCACCCCGACGAGATCGAGGGCTGGATGAGCGCGATCTCCAGCTGA
- a CDS encoding MlaE family ABC transporter permease: protein MAVGGQDGVTGYLARRSTDMLGRVGDMSVIALEGFRRTWDVRTWFWEYVQQCWFLARVTSLPVLLVSLPLGATVALQVGQLAWQLGASSATGGAVVVGLVREVAPMASALLIAGAGGSAMTSDIGARNIRDELAAMEVMAVNPVHRLVTPRLWAASTVAVLLVPLVIVAGAGGGYFFNVVIQGVTPGAYFDGAVSLLVTSDLLVTLFKAWIFGFIAAIMSCYFGMTCQTSPVGVGRAVNQSTVVTFMLVFAVNYVVTMIYFLAYPPRPL from the coding sequence ATGGCGGTCGGCGGGCAGGACGGGGTCACCGGTTACCTCGCCCGCAGGAGCACGGACATGCTGGGCCGGGTCGGCGACATGTCGGTGATCGCGCTCGAGGGCTTCCGCCGCACCTGGGACGTCCGGACCTGGTTCTGGGAATACGTCCAGCAGTGCTGGTTCCTCGCCCGTGTCACCAGTCTGCCCGTCCTGCTCGTCTCCCTCCCCCTGGGCGCGACCGTCGCCCTCCAGGTGGGCCAGCTGGCCTGGCAGCTGGGCGCCTCCTCGGCCACCGGCGGCGCCGTGGTGGTCGGCCTGGTCCGCGAAGTCGCCCCGATGGCCTCGGCCCTGCTCATCGCGGGCGCCGGAGGCTCGGCCATGACCTCAGACATCGGCGCCCGCAACATCCGCGACGAGCTGGCCGCCATGGAGGTGATGGCGGTCAACCCGGTCCACCGCCTGGTCACCCCCCGGCTGTGGGCGGCGAGCACGGTGGCCGTGCTGCTCGTGCCGCTGGTCATCGTGGCCGGGGCGGGCGGCGGCTACTTCTTCAACGTCGTCATCCAGGGCGTCACCCCCGGCGCCTACTTCGACGGCGCGGTGTCCCTGCTGGTCACCAGTGACCTGCTGGTCACCCTGTTCAAAGCGTGGATCTTCGGCTTCATCGCGGCGATCATGTCGTGCTACTTCGGCATGACCTGCCAGACCAGCCCGGTCGGCGTGGGACGCGCGGTGAACCAGTCCACGGTCGTCACGTTCATGCTGGTGTTCGCGGTCAACTACGTGGTCACCATGATCTACTTCCTCGCCTACCCGCCCAGGCCCCTGTGA
- a CDS encoding MCE family protein codes for MRTWTRLTAGLAGLCLTAACTLQTVGAPTGELTLTATFDDVQSLVAGHSVQISDVRVGSVTDIRLEGYRAKVTMSVEDGVRVPEGTSAVVAKTSILGENYVELKLPAGKDMTGGPFMRSGSAIAETSVEPDIEQVTERAGPLIDALGAQDVNAVLDAAATGLGGKGKDLNRLLRQITEVTAAYAETRQDLARTIDGLAELGDDLAKGSGELDRLPGTLADATARLNHGRKHVKKTLQELTALAREVNRTVYPRHAARLRTLLHELDAVSTSMVRGKEDLKVLVSRIQRFIDLPPIVVNGQLLTFVWLKGLLLPKPKKSSDRPRPPNPVDDFRLLLEPPR; via the coding sequence ATGAGGACGTGGACACGGCTGACCGCGGGGCTGGCCGGGCTCTGCCTGACGGCGGCGTGCACCCTGCAGACCGTCGGGGCGCCGACCGGCGAGCTGACCCTGACCGCGACCTTCGACGACGTGCAGAGCCTGGTGGCCGGGCACAGCGTGCAGATCTCCGACGTCCGGGTGGGCAGCGTGACCGACATCCGCCTGGAGGGATACCGCGCGAAGGTCACCATGTCCGTAGAGGACGGCGTCCGGGTGCCCGAGGGCACGAGCGCCGTCGTGGCCAAGACCTCGATCCTGGGTGAGAACTACGTCGAGCTGAAGCTGCCCGCGGGCAAGGACATGACGGGCGGGCCGTTCATGCGCAGCGGCTCGGCGATCGCCGAGACCTCGGTCGAACCGGACATCGAGCAGGTCACCGAGCGGGCCGGGCCACTGATCGACGCGCTCGGCGCCCAGGACGTGAACGCCGTCCTGGACGCGGCGGCCACCGGCCTCGGCGGCAAGGGGAAAGATCTCAACCGACTGCTCAGGCAGATCACCGAGGTCACCGCCGCCTACGCCGAGACCCGCCAGGACCTGGCCCGCACCATAGACGGCCTGGCCGAGCTCGGCGACGACCTCGCCAAGGGCAGCGGGGAGCTGGACCGGCTGCCCGGCACGCTCGCCGACGCCACCGCCCGGCTGAACCACGGCCGCAAGCACGTGAAGAAGACCCTCCAGGAGCTGACCGCGCTGGCCCGCGAGGTCAACCGCACCGTCTATCCCAGGCACGCCGCCCGGCTGCGCACCCTGTTACATGAGCTCGACGCGGTTTCCACCTCGATGGTCCGCGGTAAGGAAGACCTGAAGGTCCTGGTCAGCCGCATACAGCGGTTCATCGACCTGCCACCGATCGTGGTGAACGGCCAGCTGCTGACCTTCGTCTGGCTCAAGGGGCTGCTGCTGCCCAAGCCGAAGAAGAGCAGCGACCGGCCGCGTCCGCCCAACCCGGTGGACGACTTCCGCCTGCTGCTGGAGCCGCCACGATGA
- a CDS encoding ABC transporter permease, translating to MATIPGARTAGFRAYGVLRDLADRLASLSDWPLFLWKVVFYSLRDIVFRMKFTKVVLRQVSDVVVGVGATVIGGGMVFVAFTMAFAVGATVGLQGYQGLQAIGAESFIGLVGSFANVREITPIIAAVALAAQVGSSFTAELGAMRISEEIDALEVMAINAFTYLICTRVVAALIALVPVYLIALFASFFATRLMCTVLFGMSPGVYDYYFYLGLPLIDIVYSVIKVIVFAFAVISIHCYYGFNATGGPVGVGTAAGRAIRQSIVTVILLNLLLSYLFWGNGSGVKLTG from the coding sequence ATGGCGACGATCCCGGGCGCGCGCACCGCCGGATTCCGCGCCTACGGCGTGCTGCGCGACCTCGCGGACCGCCTGGCCTCGCTGTCGGACTGGCCGCTGTTCCTGTGGAAGGTCGTCTTCTACTCGCTGCGGGACATCGTCTTCCGGATGAAGTTCACCAAGGTCGTGCTCCGTCAGGTCAGCGACGTGGTGGTGGGCGTCGGCGCGACCGTCATCGGCGGCGGCATGGTCTTCGTGGCCTTCACCATGGCCTTCGCGGTCGGCGCCACCGTCGGCCTGCAGGGCTACCAGGGTCTGCAGGCGATCGGCGCCGAGTCCTTCATCGGCCTGGTGGGCAGCTTCGCCAACGTCCGGGAGATCACCCCGATCATCGCGGCGGTCGCGCTCGCGGCGCAGGTCGGCTCGTCCTTCACCGCCGAGCTGGGCGCGATGCGGATCTCCGAGGAGATCGACGCGCTGGAGGTGATGGCCATCAACGCCTTCACCTACCTGATCTGCACCCGGGTGGTGGCCGCGCTGATCGCGCTGGTCCCGGTCTATCTGATCGCCCTGTTCGCCAGCTTCTTCGCCACCCGGCTGATGTGCACGGTCCTGTTCGGCATGTCGCCGGGCGTCTACGACTACTACTTCTACCTCGGCCTGCCGCTGATCGACATCGTCTACAGCGTGATCAAGGTGATCGTCTTCGCCTTCGCCGTCATCAGCATCCACTGCTACTACGGGTTCAACGCCACCGGGGGCCCGGTCGGCGTGGGGACCGCGGCCGGGCGGGCGATCCGCCAGTCGATCGTCACCGTCATCCTCCTCAACCTGCTGCTGTCCTACCTGTTCTGGGGCAACGGCAGCGGCGTGAAGCTGACGGGGTGA
- a CDS encoding MCE family protein produces the protein MSPLARSREQIQRRWTLAKFVLFLLVTGTLTVLIGAQIARVSLGDTYRLVATFDDVSGLHEGDQVKIAGAPVGQVESIEVVDGRAEVVLGVQAAVKVPSDSSAAVRWRNTIGQRVVYLEPGTAPDMLGDGARVKLTSSVVDIGELVSDLGPLTRSLDPDQINQLLTAAGEALDGNQENIPELVDNLNDLTTTVAERKKIIKGLLEDYATVTGVVARRDRQISRLVDNLVALTGAFARNRELVDDALVELSATVRVNDQVLGRNSREFGRMVDSMTRLTGGIRRNISSVEKVLNTITPPLRRSFQVTGRGHFVTTAVPCLALGPLPCPYPMSSPPPLRGSLKLTSTGNLRRVLVGP, from the coding sequence GTGAGCCCTTTGGCCCGGTCGAGAGAGCAGATCCAGCGCCGCTGGACGCTCGCCAAGTTCGTCCTCTTCCTGCTCGTGACGGGCACCCTGACCGTCCTGATCGGTGCCCAGATCGCCCGGGTGAGCCTCGGCGACACCTACCGCCTCGTGGCCACCTTCGACGACGTCTCCGGGCTGCACGAGGGCGACCAGGTGAAGATCGCGGGCGCGCCGGTCGGCCAGGTCGAGTCGATCGAGGTGGTCGACGGCCGGGCCGAGGTCGTGCTCGGCGTGCAGGCGGCGGTCAAGGTGCCCTCCGACAGCTCGGCGGCGGTCCGGTGGCGCAACACGATCGGCCAGCGGGTGGTCTACCTGGAGCCGGGCACCGCCCCGGACATGCTGGGCGACGGGGCCCGCGTGAAGCTGACGAGCTCGGTGGTGGACATCGGCGAGCTGGTCAGCGACCTCGGCCCGCTCACCCGGAGCCTGGACCCCGACCAGATCAACCAACTGCTGACCGCGGCCGGCGAGGCGCTGGACGGCAACCAGGAGAACATCCCCGAACTGGTCGACAACCTCAACGACCTGACCACCACGGTCGCCGAACGCAAGAAGATCATCAAGGGGCTGCTGGAGGACTACGCCACGGTGACCGGCGTGGTCGCCCGCAGGGACCGGCAGATCTCCCGGCTGGTGGACAACCTGGTCGCGCTGACCGGCGCGTTCGCCCGGAACCGCGAGCTGGTCGACGACGCCCTGGTGGAGCTGTCCGCCACGGTCAGGGTCAACGACCAGGTGCTCGGCCGCAACTCCCGGGAGTTCGGCCGGATGGTCGACAGCATGACCCGGCTCACCGGCGGCATCCGGCGCAACATCAGCAGCGTGGAGAAGGTGCTCAACACCATCACCCCGCCGCTGCGGCGCTCGTTCCAGGTGACCGGCCGGGGCCACTTCGTCACCACGGCGGTGCCCTGCCTGGCGCTGGGCCCCCTGCCCTGTCCCTATCCGATGAGCAGTCCCCCGCCGCTGCGCGGCAGTCTCAAGCTCACCAGCACGGGGAACCTGCGGCGAGTGCTGGTGGGGCCCTGA
- a CDS encoding MCE family protein — MTHGPAGTGRAPGSRHPLRRTAAALLAGVLLLSGGGCSLLPGGASPYRLTAYFSAAPSLYEQAKVKVLGLDAGTVDKLTVEGDRVRADLIIDGEVPLPAGVKAVVAAQNTLGERNVVLHPPWKPGQARIAPGAVIPLERTDLPVEIDDALEAFTKLTDALDTDKMGEVAGNLADTVRGRGGQINRALADAASLTRTLSGQDQQLIELADGLNRLASSLNRREGQVKTAIDAFAEASATLADERRRMKRFITGLAEFVQRGDVLIEAYQERLPKGVANLAELVLTMKVNSESAAAAIAGAREFVDNLILSWDREHHVIKIRLVLNAMTRAWLRPLFEALGLGKVPCLPGELSNCAGERARR, encoded by the coding sequence ATGACACATGGACCGGCGGGGACGGGCCGCGCGCCCGGGAGCCGACACCCCCTGAGGAGAACGGCCGCGGCGCTCCTCGCCGGGGTGCTGCTGCTGTCGGGGGGAGGCTGCTCGCTGCTGCCCGGCGGGGCGTCGCCGTACCGGCTGACGGCCTACTTCAGCGCGGCGCCCTCCCTGTACGAGCAGGCCAAGGTGAAGGTGCTGGGCCTGGACGCCGGGACGGTGGACAAGCTCACCGTCGAGGGTGACCGGGTCCGGGCGGATCTGATCATCGACGGGGAGGTGCCGCTGCCCGCCGGGGTCAAGGCGGTCGTGGCCGCACAGAACACGCTCGGCGAGCGGAACGTGGTGCTCCATCCGCCGTGGAAGCCCGGCCAGGCCAGGATCGCCCCCGGTGCGGTGATCCCGCTGGAGCGGACCGACCTGCCGGTGGAGATCGACGACGCCCTGGAGGCGTTCACCAAGCTCACCGACGCCCTCGACACCGACAAGATGGGCGAGGTGGCCGGGAACCTGGCCGACACGGTCAGGGGCCGGGGCGGCCAGATCAACCGGGCGCTGGCCGACGCCGCCTCGCTGACCCGCACCCTCTCCGGACAGGACCAGCAGCTCATCGAGCTGGCCGACGGCCTCAACCGGCTCGCCTCCAGCCTCAACCGGCGCGAGGGGCAGGTCAAGACGGCCATCGACGCCTTCGCCGAGGCCAGCGCCACCCTGGCCGACGAGCGCCGGCGCATGAAGCGCTTCATCACCGGCCTGGCGGAGTTCGTGCAGCGGGGAGACGTGCTGATCGAGGCCTACCAGGAGAGACTGCCCAAGGGCGTGGCCAACCTGGCCGAGCTGGTGCTGACCATGAAGGTCAACAGCGAGTCCGCGGCCGCGGCCATCGCCGGGGCCCGCGAGTTCGTCGACAACCTGATCCTGTCCTGGGACCGGGAACACCATGTGATCAAGATCCGCCTGGTGCTCAACGCGATGACCCGGGCCTGGCTGAGGCCGCTGTTCGAGGCACTGGGCCTGGGCAAGGTGCCGTGCCTGCCCGGAGAGCTGAGCAACTGTGCCGGGGAGAGGGCGAGGCGGTGA